In one Deinococcus fonticola genomic region, the following are encoded:
- a CDS encoding DedA family protein, with amino-acid sequence MIEWMQNLMDSMGYLGIVLLMILENLFPPIPSELIMPAAGFAAARGDLTFAGVALAGTLGSVLGTLPLYFIGKAFGEERIVKWADKHGAWLTLDGNEIRKADDWFDRHGSKAVLFGRLIPGIRSLLSLPAGMSEMPLPKFLLYSAIGSGVWASLLAYAGYALGENYEKVSHIVDPASKVILALVALYLVWTFIKRKRAHIGEGH; translated from the coding sequence ATGATTGAGTGGATGCAGAACCTGATGGACAGCATGGGATACCTGGGGATCGTGCTGCTCATGATCCTGGAGAACCTGTTTCCGCCCATTCCCAGCGAGCTGATTATGCCGGCGGCGGGGTTCGCGGCGGCGCGGGGCGACCTGACCTTTGCGGGCGTGGCCCTGGCCGGAACGCTGGGGAGCGTGCTGGGCACCCTGCCGCTGTACTTCATCGGCAAGGCCTTCGGCGAGGAACGCATCGTGAAATGGGCCGACAAGCACGGGGCGTGGTTGACGCTGGACGGCAACGAGATCAGGAAGGCTGACGACTGGTTCGACCGTCACGGCAGCAAGGCGGTGCTGTTCGGCCGCCTGATTCCCGGCATCCGCAGTTTGCTGAGCCTTCCGGCGGGTATGAGCGAGATGCCGCTGCCCAAGTTCCTGCTGTACAGCGCCATCGGTTCCGGCGTGTGGGCCTCGCTGCTGGCCTACGCCGGGTACGCCCTGGGCGAGAACTACGAGAAGGTCTCGCATATCGTCGACCCGGCCTCGAAGGTCATCCTGGCCCTGGTGGCCCTGTACCTGGTGTGGACGTTCATCAAGCGCAAGCGGGCGCACATCGGTGAGGGTCACTGA
- a CDS encoding HAD family hydrolase yields MTAPLSIPDGLQAVIFDFDGTILDTETTEFRRWEALYRQHDRELALQDWQRGIGTWGAFDPWAGLPEHVQADRQNVHATLHASILEAIEQQDLRPGVLDVFGQIKAAGLRLALASSSDRAWITRWLTQHGLLDVFETLATRDDVARVKPDPELYLLAARNLNLKPEQCLAVEDSLNGATAAVAAGMQVVVVPNEITATQPFPPEWPRLDDGYTQGLAGLLKALR; encoded by the coding sequence ATGACCGCGCCCCTGAGCATCCCGGACGGCCTGCAAGCCGTCATCTTCGATTTCGACGGTACGATCCTCGACACCGAAACCACCGAGTTCCGCCGCTGGGAGGCCCTGTACCGCCAGCACGACCGCGAGCTGGCCCTGCAGGACTGGCAGCGCGGCATCGGCACCTGGGGGGCCTTCGACCCCTGGGCGGGACTTCCCGAGCACGTGCAGGCCGACCGCCAGAACGTCCACGCTACCCTGCACGCCAGCATTCTGGAGGCCATTGAGCAGCAGGACTTGAGGCCCGGCGTGCTGGACGTGTTCGGGCAGATCAAGGCCGCCGGGTTGCGCCTGGCCCTGGCGTCCAGCAGCGACCGCGCCTGGATCACCCGCTGGCTCACCCAGCACGGCCTGCTGGACGTGTTCGAGACTCTCGCCACCCGCGATGACGTGGCCCGCGTAAAACCCGACCCGGAACTGTACCTGCTGGCCGCCCGCAATCTGAACCTGAAACCGGAGCAGTGCCTGGCCGTCGAGGACAGCCTGAATGGAGCTACCGCCGCCGTTGCCGCCGGAATGCAGGTGGTCGTGGTGCCCAACGAGATCACGGCCACGCAACCCTTCCCCCCCGAATGGCCGCGCCTGGACGACGGGTACACGCAAGGGTTAGCGGGGTTGCTGAAAGCGCTGCGGTGA
- the hflX gene encoding GTPase HflX — MHGNLSGLRPAQKKSLENLYRRRIEPGRLGSPELARNLAELSHDVRREVGVVIDRRGRVISVSVADAKGTEFPDLRMGENRLAGFHLLHAHPKGGALSKGDLSTLFLKRLDAVVAIEVQNDGRPGLVHAAHLTPPGTVGEEEDWRILPPAQPFEIDEFDLGAQVSALEEEIARAARTREAKKDHERAILVQVDQGEFDAEERLEELGELARTAGAEVVYRELIYRRNLKPGTLIGAGKLEELTSKAYHLDADLLIFGQELGAVQAREIEAATGLKVIDRTQLILDIFALHAQGVESRLQVELAQLRYMKPRLLGAGAQLSRIGGGGGSAGGGAIGTRGPGETKLELDRRRINDRLAFLEKQLSGVSARREELRKGRSRNDIPVISIVGYTNAGKSTLLNAFTHAAEEPRRVLAENKLFATLRPTSRQGFIDGIGQVIFTDTVGFIRDLPKDLTRAFRSTLEEIGDADILLHVVDAASPGADARLNAVNRILEELGFVDMPTVVALNKADAADPEVLAREVERTGGIPVSALKNRGIPELKEALADAVAQVQRQELARQEEARAARVEWR, encoded by the coding sequence GTGCATGGCAACCTGTCGGGCCTGCGCCCGGCGCAGAAGAAATCGCTGGAGAACCTGTACCGCCGCCGCATCGAGCCGGGCCGCCTCGGCTCGCCGGAACTGGCGCGGAACCTGGCTGAACTGTCGCACGACGTGCGGCGTGAGGTGGGCGTGGTCATCGACCGGCGGGGGCGCGTGATTTCCGTGAGTGTCGCGGACGCGAAAGGCACGGAATTTCCGGATCTCCGCATGGGCGAAAACCGCCTGGCGGGCTTTCACCTGCTGCACGCCCACCCCAAAGGCGGGGCGCTCAGCAAGGGCGACCTGTCCACGCTGTTTTTAAAGCGGCTGGACGCGGTGGTGGCCATCGAGGTGCAGAACGACGGGCGGCCCGGCCTGGTTCACGCGGCGCACCTGACCCCGCCCGGCACGGTGGGCGAGGAAGAGGATTGGCGCATCCTGCCGCCCGCGCAACCGTTTGAAATTGACGAGTTTGACCTGGGGGCGCAGGTTTCGGCCCTGGAGGAAGAAATTGCCCGCGCCGCCCGCACCCGTGAGGCCAAGAAAGACCACGAACGCGCCATTCTGGTGCAGGTGGATCAAGGCGAGTTCGACGCCGAGGAACGCCTGGAGGAACTGGGCGAACTGGCCCGCACGGCCGGCGCGGAAGTCGTTTACAGGGAACTGATTTACCGCCGCAACCTGAAACCCGGCACGCTAATCGGCGCCGGGAAACTGGAGGAACTGACCAGCAAGGCCTACCACCTGGACGCCGACCTGCTGATCTTCGGTCAGGAACTGGGGGCGGTGCAGGCGCGTGAAATCGAGGCCGCAACGGGCCTGAAGGTGATCGACCGCACACAACTGATCCTGGATATTTTCGCCCTGCACGCGCAGGGGGTGGAATCGCGCCTGCAGGTCGAACTAGCGCAACTGCGCTACATGAAACCGCGTCTGCTGGGTGCCGGGGCGCAACTCTCGCGCATTGGGGGCGGCGGGGGCAGTGCCGGGGGCGGAGCCATCGGAACCCGTGGGCCGGGTGAAACGAAGCTGGAGCTGGACCGCCGGCGCATCAACGACCGCCTGGCGTTTCTGGAGAAGCAGCTGAGTGGCGTGTCGGCCCGGCGCGAGGAACTTCGCAAGGGCCGCAGCCGCAACGATATTCCGGTCATTTCCATCGTGGGGTACACCAACGCCGGAAAAAGCACCTTGCTCAACGCCTTCACGCACGCCGCCGAGGAACCGCGCCGCGTGCTGGCCGAGAACAAACTGTTCGCCACGCTGCGCCCCACCAGCCGCCAGGGGTTCATCGACGGGATCGGGCAGGTGATTTTTACCGATACGGTGGGTTTCATTCGTGACCTGCCCAAGGATCTGACGCGGGCTTTCCGCAGCACCCTGGAGGAAATCGGGGACGCGGACATCCTGCTGCACGTGGTGGACGCCGCCAGCCCCGGCGCGGACGCCCGATTAAACGCCGTGAACCGCATCCTGGAGGAACTGGGCTTCGTGGACATGCCCACCGTGGTCGCCCTGAACAAGGCCGATGCCGCCGACCCGGAAGTGCTGGCCCGCGAGGTCGAGCGCACCGGGGGGATTCCCGTCAGTGCCCTGAAAAACCGTGGTATTCCCGAATTGAAAGAAGCCCTGGCCGACGCTGTGGCGCAGGTGCAGCGCCAGGAGCTGGCCCGCCAGGAGGAAGCCCGCGCCGCCCGCGTCGAATGGCGGTAA
- the fumC gene encoding class II fumarate hydratase has translation MTNFRKESDTMGTLDVDASRYWGAQTERSIHNFPIGRDTFVWGRPVIRALGILKKGAAQANAALGELPLDIADLIVQAADEVIAGKLDDHFPLVVFQTGSGTQSNMNSNEVISNRAIEIAGGVMGSKAPVHPNDHVNRGQSSNDTFPTAMHIAVVLELNERLYGAVGKLRDTLAAKAEQYGGLVKVGRTHLQDATPITLGQEIGGWVAQLDYALAEVKHAGEGLLELAIGGTAVGTGLNAHPKFGELAAQKFSDETGFKFRSAENKFAALSAHDALVQTSAALRTLAGALMKMANDVRWLASGPRNGIGEINIPENEPGSSIMPGKVNPTQSEAMTMVATRVFGNDATVAFAGSQGNFQLNVFKPVMVHAVLESIRLISDACLAFNDNCAVGIEPNEAKIKENLDKNLMQVTALNKHIGYDKAAAIAKNAHKKGISLKESALALGHVTEEEFAQWVVPLDMTHN, from the coding sequence ATGACCAACTTTCGCAAAGAGTCGGACACGATGGGCACGCTGGACGTGGACGCCAGCCGCTACTGGGGCGCGCAGACCGAGCGCAGCATTCACAACTTCCCGATTGGGCGCGACACGTTCGTGTGGGGCCGCCCCGTTATCCGGGCGCTGGGCATCCTGAAAAAGGGCGCGGCGCAGGCGAACGCCGCCCTGGGCGAACTGCCCCTTGACATTGCCGACCTGATCGTGCAGGCGGCCGACGAGGTGATCGCCGGGAAACTGGACGACCACTTCCCGCTGGTGGTGTTCCAGACCGGGTCGGGCACGCAGAGCAACATGAACAGCAACGAGGTGATCTCCAACCGCGCCATCGAGATCGCGGGCGGCGTGATGGGCAGCAAGGCGCCGGTGCACCCGAACGATCACGTGAACCGCGGCCAGAGCAGCAACGACACCTTCCCCACCGCCATGCACATCGCGGTGGTGCTGGAACTGAACGAGCGCCTGTACGGGGCTGTGGGCAAACTGCGCGACACCCTCGCCGCCAAAGCCGAGCAATACGGCGGCCTGGTGAAGGTGGGCCGCACGCACCTTCAGGACGCCACGCCCATCACGCTGGGGCAGGAGATCGGCGGCTGGGTCGCGCAACTCGACTATGCGCTGGCCGAAGTGAAACACGCCGGCGAGGGGCTGCTGGAACTCGCCATCGGCGGCACGGCGGTGGGCACCGGCCTGAACGCCCACCCGAAATTCGGTGAGCTGGCCGCCCAGAAATTCAGTGATGAAACCGGGTTCAAGTTCCGCAGCGCCGAGAACAAATTCGCCGCGCTGTCCGCCCACGACGCCCTGGTGCAAACCTCCGCCGCGCTGCGCACGCTGGCAGGCGCCCTGATGAAGATGGCGAACGACGTGCGCTGGCTGGCGTCCGGCCCCCGCAACGGCATTGGCGAAATCAACATTCCGGAAAACGAGCCAGGCAGTTCCATCATGCCCGGCAAGGTGAACCCCACCCAGTCCGAAGCGATGACCATGGTCGCCACCCGCGTATTCGGCAACGACGCCACCGTGGCTTTCGCGGGGTCGCAGGGGAACTTCCAGCTGAACGTGTTCAAGCCCGTGATGGTGCACGCCGTGCTGGAAAGCATTCGCCTGATCAGTGACGCCTGCCTGGCCTTCAACGACAACTGCGCCGTGGGCATCGAGCCGAACGAGGCGAAGATCAAGGAGAACCTCGACAAGAACCTGATGCAGGTCACGGCGCTGAACAAGCACATCGGGTATGACAAGGCCGCTGCCATCGCCAAGAACGCGCACAAGAAGGGCATTTCCCTCAAGGAGTCCGCGCTGGCCCTCGGCCACGTCACCGAAGAAGAATTTGCCCAGTGGGTCGTTCCGCTGGACATGACGCACAACTGA
- a CDS encoding TetR/AcrR family transcriptional regulator has translation MRHNAARRAALLDATLTILAREGTRGLSYRTLDAEARLPTGTASNYFRNRAELLRQAAEHVHFRLQPDADWLESTLQRPPGRELLTELLQNLVQRVLQDRTAYLSLLELRLEATRRPELQDTLRHTLNHHFYLNRNFGPTHGLPLTHPEFTLIYLTISGLLIEELTLPGLLEETTPDELMQRLVEIFTPSGPWRP, from the coding sequence ATGCGTCACAACGCTGCCCGCCGCGCCGCTCTGCTGGACGCCACTTTGACCATCCTGGCCCGCGAAGGCACACGTGGCCTCAGCTACCGCACCCTGGACGCCGAAGCGCGCCTGCCTACCGGAACGGCCTCCAACTACTTTCGGAACCGAGCCGAACTGCTGAGGCAGGCCGCCGAACACGTTCACTTTCGCCTGCAACCCGACGCAGACTGGCTTGAAAGCACCCTCCAGCGCCCGCCCGGAAGGGAACTGCTGACGGAGCTGCTGCAAAACCTCGTGCAGCGCGTGCTGCAAGACCGCACTGCGTACCTGAGCCTGCTGGAACTCCGCCTGGAAGCCACCCGCCGCCCCGAATTGCAGGACACTCTCCGTCATACGCTGAACCATCACTTTTACCTGAACCGGAATTTTGGCCCCACGCACGGCCTGCCCCTGACCCACCCGGAGTTCACGCTGATTTACCTGACCATCAGCGGCCTGCTCATTGAGGAGCTGACGCTTCCCGGCCTTCTGGAAGAAACCACCCCGGACGAACTGATGCAGCGGCTCGTGGAGATTTTCACGCCCAGTGGCCCCTGGCGGCCTTGA
- a CDS encoding VOC family protein: protein MHILSQGTVLLCDDPRQAAQFYIQHLGFQAVVELDWYVSLQHPDLPGIHLDLLHRAHEANSASQRHQPTSGILLGFMVEDAAREEKRLSAAGLTITKPLTDESWGQRRFQVLAPDGVIVEVLQTIPPDPTWLAQQGR from the coding sequence ATGCATATTCTCAGTCAAGGGACGGTTCTTCTCTGTGATGACCCGCGTCAGGCGGCACAGTTTTACATTCAGCACCTGGGATTTCAGGCAGTGGTGGAACTGGATTGGTACGTGAGCTTGCAGCACCCAGATTTGCCGGGCATCCACCTTGACCTGCTGCACCGGGCGCATGAGGCAAACTCGGCCAGCCAGCGGCACCAGCCCACCTCCGGGATTCTGCTGGGGTTTATGGTTGAAGACGCCGCCCGAGAAGAAAAACGCCTGAGCGCTGCTGGCTTGACCATCACCAAACCCCTGACTGATGAATCCTGGGGGCAACGGCGCTTTCAGGTGCTCGCTCCAGACGGTGTGATTGTGGAGGTTTTGCAAACCATCCCGCCTGACCCGACCTGGCTGGCCCAGCAAGGCCGTTAA
- a CDS encoding phosphodiester glycosidase family protein, translating into MTPMPVRLLPVFLFLALTSCTVARSLKVTQVVGSGMLYTVATVEPGKDRLQLHWLNPTTGQPYRTLAQVTARLRKQGQTVLFATNSGIYAPGPKPLGLHVEQGKTLVQVNNARSGGNFALLPNGIFWVKGQQAGVTETQAYKHNDPRPDYATQSGPLLVQGGKLHPEFNKGSSSFKLRSGVGVCEDGKVRFAVSAGPVNFYSFAVFFRDTLKCPDALYLDGSISAYATPDRNTQVVDFAGIWTVGR; encoded by the coding sequence ATGACGCCGATGCCCGTCCGCCTGCTGCCTGTCTTCCTGTTCCTGGCCCTCACGTCCTGCACGGTGGCGCGCAGCCTGAAAGTCACGCAGGTGGTGGGAAGCGGCATGCTGTACACGGTGGCCACGGTCGAGCCCGGCAAAGACCGCCTGCAACTGCACTGGCTCAACCCCACCACGGGCCAGCCGTACCGAACCCTGGCGCAGGTGACGGCCCGCCTTAGAAAACAGGGGCAGACTGTCCTGTTTGCCACCAACAGCGGCATTTACGCGCCCGGCCCGAAACCGCTGGGCTTGCATGTGGAGCAGGGAAAAACGCTGGTGCAGGTCAATAATGCCCGCAGTGGCGGAAATTTTGCCCTGCTGCCCAACGGGATTTTCTGGGTGAAAGGCCAGCAGGCGGGCGTGACCGAAACGCAGGCCTACAAACATAACGACCCGCGCCCCGATTACGCCACGCAGTCTGGCCCACTGCTGGTGCAGGGTGGCAAATTACACCCGGAATTCAACAAGGGCAGCAGCAGTTTCAAACTCCGCAGCGGCGTGGGCGTGTGCGAGGACGGCAAGGTGCGCTTTGCCGTCAGTGCCGGGCCGGTGAACTTCTACAGCTTCGCGGTCTTTTTCCGCGACACCCTGAAGTGCCCGGACGCGCTGTACCTGGACGGCAGCATCAGCGCCTACGCCACGCCGGACAGGAACACGCAGGTGGTGGACTTCGCTGGCATCTGGACAGTGGGCCGCTAG
- a CDS encoding DUF937 domain-containing protein produces MNTADLIQSYFDGDNALRLGQAVGLDGAQAQQALSLGLPLQVSALADHAAQPQGQAQIMEAIASLPQFGSIAEVLGTADGADNLQRAGELLAPALLGGQAESIVNSVTGQVGGSVASTAGGVQKLLQMALPLLLSLLGRQGVSAASLGSLLGGLRNPRMAERTEGVAGTVAGAAGLAGAVPAAEAISGSVNLPGAGGAGTVNTILDLLKSQFSGSNADKIGGAAGFTGGAAGRAVQGAWPVVLSALVNKGRSDAGAGDLLKMMGQFGNLTDGNGTLNAGMLGDAAEMSRVETQGRGLLGSLFGNADEITGRLGTALGGSGQNAGRLLALLAPLLLSLLGKKTTGMNASALSSLLGGLGGHLSSLLPAGLSGLGALLAGQAAAAPATGQTVAATPAVTTVAATPTPAPRVVEAATPTPRPVTPPPATTATKATTVTAATTEKRGGFPWWWILLPLLLLGGCWLTNQNRTTTPATTTGSASNQAASILVTNPSSDATLPAEPFTMSGTGPANTTLRIEDEGQEVVQATVDADGRWSAELPAPTAGEHTYSVIGGEGVRSEFKVNVTEGATGTDATGGTETGSTDTTGTDSTETGTTDTGSTAAGSGTFAISEPAADATLAAGGFDLKGTGTAGDEVEVFEDGTSLGKVSIGDDGNWTYRVASPAAGAHTYSVKGPDGTELGNVATTVEAATGDASACTRDYTLSITDGQTVSEPFRFGGEGGAGGAKGYTVTVKRGERTIGTKELPLDGACGWSYTSKPGQGAITYEVRPIGDSAAEPLSIVNLTVGN; encoded by the coding sequence ATGAACACGGCAGACCTGATCCAGTCCTACTTCGATGGTGACAACGCCCTGCGGCTCGGGCAGGCGGTCGGCCTCGACGGCGCCCAGGCCCAGCAGGCCCTGAGCCTGGGCCTGCCGCTGCAGGTCAGTGCCCTGGCCGACCACGCCGCGCAGCCGCAGGGGCAGGCCCAGATCATGGAGGCCATTGCCAGCCTGCCGCAATTTGGCAGCATCGCCGAGGTGCTGGGTACGGCGGACGGCGCGGACAACCTGCAACGGGCAGGTGAACTCCTGGCCCCGGCCCTCCTGGGCGGTCAGGCCGAGAGCATCGTGAACTCGGTCACCGGCCAGGTGGGCGGCAGCGTGGCCAGCACTGCGGGCGGCGTGCAGAAACTGTTGCAGATGGCTCTGCCGCTGCTGCTGAGCTTGCTGGGCCGCCAGGGCGTGAGCGCCGCGAGCCTGGGCAGCCTCCTGGGCGGCCTGAGAAACCCGAGAATGGCTGAGAGGACTGAAGGCGTTGCCGGCACAGTGGCGGGCGCGGCGGGCCTGGCCGGCGCGGTTCCGGCAGCTGAAGCCATTTCAGGCAGCGTGAACCTGCCTGGCGCGGGCGGTGCGGGCACCGTCAACACCATTCTCGACCTGCTGAAAAGCCAGTTCAGCGGCTCGAACGCCGACAAGATCGGCGGCGCGGCCGGGTTCACGGGCGGCGCGGCGGGCCGGGCGGTGCAGGGCGCGTGGCCGGTGGTGCTCAGTGCGCTGGTCAACAAGGGGCGCAGCGATGCCGGGGCAGGCGACCTGCTGAAAATGATGGGGCAGTTCGGGAACCTGACGGACGGCAACGGTACCCTGAACGCCGGAATGCTGGGGGACGCAGCAGAGATGTCGCGCGTGGAAACGCAGGGACGTGGCCTGCTGGGCAGCCTGTTCGGCAACGCGGATGAAATCACGGGTCGCCTGGGCACCGCGCTGGGCGGCAGCGGCCAGAATGCCGGCCGCCTGCTGGCGCTGCTGGCCCCGCTGCTGCTGTCGCTGCTGGGCAAAAAGACCACCGGCATGAACGCCAGCGCCCTGAGCAGCCTGCTGGGCGGCCTGGGCGGGCACCTGAGCAGCCTGCTGCCCGCCGGCCTGAGTGGCCTGGGGGCGCTGCTGGCAGGGCAGGCCGCAGCAGCACCGGCCACAGGCCAGACCGTAGCAGCCACGCCCGCAGTGACGACGGTGGCCGCAACCCCCACCCCCGCGCCGCGCGTGGTGGAAGCGGCCACGCCTACCCCGCGTCCGGTAACGCCGCCCCCCGCCACGACGGCTACTAAAGCCACGACGGTCACGGCTGCCACCACCGAGAAACGTGGCGGCTTCCCGTGGTGGTGGATTCTCTTGCCGCTGCTGCTGCTGGGCGGCTGCTGGCTCACCAACCAGAACCGCACCACCACGCCCGCCACCACGACGGGCTCGGCCTCCAATCAGGCCGCCAGCATCCTAGTGACCAACCCCAGCAGCGACGCGACCCTGCCAGCAGAACCGTTCACCATGAGCGGCACCGGCCCGGCCAACACCACCCTGCGCATCGAGGACGAAGGTCAGGAGGTCGTGCAGGCGACCGTGGACGCCGATGGCCGCTGGAGCGCCGAGCTTCCCGCGCCGACCGCGGGTGAACACACCTACAGCGTGATTGGCGGGGAAGGCGTCCGCAGCGAATTCAAGGTGAACGTCACTGAGGGCGCCACCGGAACGGACGCCACTGGAGGCACCGAGACTGGCAGCACGGACACCACGGGCACAGACAGCACCGAGACTGGCACGACCGACACCGGCAGCACCGCAGCGGGAAGCGGCACCTTTGCCATCAGCGAACCGGCGGCGGACGCCACGCTGGCGGCCGGAGGCTTCGACCTGAAGGGCACCGGGACGGCCGGTGACGAGGTGGAGGTGTTCGAGGACGGCACCAGCCTGGGCAAGGTCAGCATCGGTGACGACGGCAACTGGACGTACCGCGTGGCCTCCCCCGCGGCCGGCGCCCATACCTACAGCGTGAAAGGCCCCGACGGCACGGAACTCGGGAATGTGGCGACCACCGTCGAAGCGGCCACCGGGGATGCCAGCGCCTGCACCAGGGACTACACCCTCAGCATCACGGACGGCCAGACTGTCAGCGAGCCTTTCCGCTTCGGCGGGGAAGGCGGCGCGGGCGGCGCGAAAGGCTACACCGTGACCGTCAAACGCGGCGAGCGCACCATCGGCACCAAGGAGCTGCCGCTCGACGGTGCCTGCGGCTGGAGTTACACCAGCAAACCCGGCCAGGGGGCCATTACCTATGAGGTGCGACCCATAGGTGACAGCGCCGCCGAGCCCCTCAGCATCGTCAACCTGACTGTCGGCAACTGA
- a CDS encoding Nif3-like dinuclear metal center hexameric protein, translating to MTQVPEPQVPEVGRDDLVKWLNDYLKVGQWPDPSLNGLQIQGTDVIRRVAASVDTSLQTLQAAADAGADILLVHHGLFWGKPLPVTGPHGQRIRTALMADLNLYAAHIPLDAHPEVGNNAMIAGALSLQNTQPFGDWMGHKIGMAGELPRELTLQDFADRVQKLTGEICLVHGGGGPIVHRVGIVSGEGSGSVAEAAALGLDTLLTGEPAHKHFHDAFEHGINVIYAGHYETEVFGVRALAARIEDTFGLPWQFLNFPTGL from the coding sequence GTGACTCAAGTGCCTGAACCTCAAGTGCCTGAAGTGGGCCGTGACGACCTGGTCAAGTGGTTGAACGATTACCTGAAGGTGGGCCAGTGGCCCGACCCCAGCCTGAACGGCCTGCAAATCCAGGGAACGGACGTTATCCGCCGTGTCGCTGCCAGCGTGGACACCAGCTTGCAAACCCTCCAGGCCGCCGCCGATGCCGGAGCAGACATCCTGCTCGTTCATCACGGGCTGTTCTGGGGCAAGCCCCTGCCCGTGACCGGGCCGCACGGGCAGCGCATCCGCACTGCCCTGATGGCCGACCTGAACCTGTACGCCGCGCACATTCCCCTCGACGCCCACCCCGAAGTGGGAAACAACGCCATGATCGCCGGCGCGCTCAGCCTTCAGAACACCCAGCCCTTCGGCGACTGGATGGGCCATAAAATCGGCATGGCCGGGGAACTGCCGCGCGAACTCACCTTGCAGGACTTTGCCGACCGCGTGCAGAAACTCACCGGAGAAATCTGCCTGGTGCATGGGGGCGGCGGCCCGATCGTTCACCGCGTCGGCATCGTCTCCGGCGAGGGTTCCGGCAGTGTCGCGGAAGCCGCCGCGCTGGGCCTGGACACCCTGTTGACCGGTGAACCCGCCCACAAACATTTCCACGACGCCTTCGAGCACGGCATCAATGTCATCTACGCCGGCCACTACGAAACCGAAGTCTTCGGTGTCCGGGCGCTGGCTGCCAGAATCGAGGACACCTTCGGGTTGCCGTGGCAGTTCCTGAATTTCCCCACCGGGCTGTAA
- the tmk gene encoding dTMP kinase gives MAGLFITFEGPEGAGKSTQLARLVEALQGVGIAAVVTREPGGTPFGTRVREVLLDPGLDMHALPEFLLYSASRAQLVQDVIRPALSRGEVVICDRYFDSSLAYQGAGRGLPLPLLRGITQEVTGGLKPDLTLLLDLDPAVGLERAAARGQPDRLERADLAFHQRVRQGFLELARQEPQRFVVLDAGQAPEQVAGAVWEAARPHLAGAAPMGGAALKL, from the coding sequence ATGGCTGGCCTGTTCATCACTTTCGAGGGGCCGGAGGGTGCCGGAAAAAGCACGCAACTGGCGCGGCTGGTCGAGGCGCTGCAAGGTGTGGGGATCGCGGCGGTGGTCACGCGGGAACCAGGCGGCACCCCCTTCGGCACGCGGGTGCGGGAGGTGCTGCTCGATCCCGGTCTGGACATGCACGCCCTGCCGGAGTTTCTGCTGTACTCGGCCAGCCGGGCGCAACTGGTGCAAGATGTGATCCGGCCCGCGCTGAGCAGGGGAGAGGTCGTGATCTGTGACCGTTACTTCGACTCGTCGCTGGCGTACCAGGGCGCCGGACGCGGGTTGCCGCTGCCGCTGCTGCGGGGCATCACGCAGGAGGTCACGGGCGGCCTGAAACCGGATTTGACGCTGCTGCTCGACCTCGACCCGGCGGTGGGCCTGGAGCGCGCCGCCGCGCGCGGGCAACCCGACCGGCTGGAACGCGCCGACCTGGCTTTTCACCAGCGTGTCCGCCAGGGGTTTCTTGAACTGGCCCGCCAGGAGCCGCAGCGCTTTGTCGTGCTGGACGCCGGCCAGGCGCCTGAACAGGTCGCCGGGGCGGTGTGGGAAGCCGCGCGGCCTCACCTGGCCGGGGCTGCACCCATGGGTGGGGCTGCACTAAAGCTGTAA